The sequence acacggctggagtacccttgagcaaggcatctaacccctcactgctccccgagcgccgcttgttgtagcaggcagctcactgcgccgggattagtgtgtgcgtcccctcactgtgtgtttactgtgtgctgtgtgtgtttcactaattcacggattgggttaaatgcagagaccaaatctccctcacgggatcaaaagagtatacttatacttaatacttaCACCACAAAAGCTGTAGAAGTGGCCAAATATAAAGATACACACAAAAGAGACTGCAGCCCTTATGACGAcaagacatgtgaaatgacacATCCACTGCTTATTTTTGTGCAGACGTCCAATTTACACATCAATACAGGCTTGGCAAACACTTGGACAAAACACTCATGGGATGACTAATGATTGATTTTGATTGATTTCAGCACTGATTAATGATTAATGTGGATAATATACAATATCAAAAAGATGACAATACTCATAATGGTGTTTACAAAACTCAGTCATAAAGGTGTTTACAGTTTCTTTGTGATTTATAACTTATAACTGAGTTTAGCCTTAGACAAACAGCCCAACGTAAGCGTTCGGCATGTAGCACCCTGACCTGAAAGAGGATCTTGTTGCCGTCCAGGTCCTCGGTCTGCCAGCGGGTGGCGCTGATGGGCGAGCAGGGGTTGGGTAGCAGCGGCACCAGCTGCCCGATCTCCCCGGCGCTGAACTGGAGCACTGCCGAGCCGCAGGGCTGCACGCGGACGCCCGGCTGCAGCTGCTTCAGCGCCAGCTGGAGGGTGACGCCGCGCGGTGGAGGAAGCTGGGGCGCGTACTCGCCCCGGTACTCCCGCCCCTGGTGCGGCCCCGGCCCGTCCAGCGTGAACCAGCAGAAGCCGGACTTCTGCTcctcggcccgccggcccagcACCATCTCGTAGAGGCGCACGGCGTCCTCGTAGTTGTCGTAGGCGCTGTGCAGGGTCAGGCGCACCACCTCGCCCCCACAGTGCACCGGGCGCACCCCCCACACCGGCATCCCCGCGCCCAGGCTGTAGAAGTCACGGCTGGGCAGCAGGTAcggcctggcacacacacatcagaaaacacagcaataatataataactcATTATATTTATATAACGTATATAAGAtagaaatagattttttttacagtattcaTATTGCCACACTTATATGGTTGACTACATTTACCTTGATTTATATTATGTGAATAGAAGTGTAGTTATACATCCATACAGAGCACACAAATGATTACATATACAGGTTACTCATGATAAGGAATATATataaatgtgtatgtatgaacAGTACAACTGCACTAGTATTCAGATCAGCACTTATCAGACTAATGTGCAGTATTTCCATAGTACTATTGAACTGTTCAGATAACACAGTCCTCTTCTGAGGGCCCCAATCTCTGCTCACGTAGGGACCAGAGTGGAAGGAGTCTCTCattacagtgtgtatgtgtgttcatattTGTCTGAGCACTCTTCGTGTAATAGAGTTTGTAACTTGGAGAGGTGCGGTTGCGGACCTGAGCAGGGCATTGCTGGGCGTCGTGCTGGACGTGATGTGGATGCCGGCCGAGGCTCGCTGGCCGCCGCTCTCCGTGTGGTGGTACTGCCAGGGCGGGCGCTGCAGGAAGTCTAGCACGCGCAGGATGCGCTCCTCGCCGTACGCCTCGTGCAGGAAGAGGGTGATGGCCAGCGCCGGGTAGCCGGCGGACGGGCACAGGTGCGGCCGGGCATAGCCCCGCAGTGGGCTGGCGCGCTCCGACACGTGGAAGAGGCGCATGCCCGGGCTCACCCACTTGAGCAGGCGGTCCAGGGTGTACTGGAGCAGCAGCGAGTCGCCGGGGTTGGCCAGCAGGTGCATGGTGACCGGAGGGAGCTCCGGAGACGGCACTGCCATCAGCTCACCTGGGGTGGGCAGGGGGGGACAGAGGGCAGAGGACATGCAGATTATAGGCTAAGGAATAGAGCTGGTCCAAATTCAAGGTCTGAAGTCTGACCTGACTGGGCATCTATTGTGCTGATTTTCTTTTGAGAAAATTAAGAGTTTTAGACATGAATATATGAAAACTACAGGCCTGCATCATGTACCTACACACAGCATGACACAAACCTAACGTTATGGTTACTATGCTACATGATACTGAATTTAGTGGTAATAGACATCATGGTAGGAAATACTTCTACTTACCGCAGCTGGATGACAGTTTGCTGTAGTCCGACGACCTGAGTATTTTAGAGAGACAAATGTTGCTTTCACAAAACGTCTGAATCGACATAGGGGCAATCACTGTTTGTGATCACTGATGTGTATCCTAAGACATGGTAAGGTGATTTCAATTAATTAACCCGACCCCTCGCTTGCGTGCCTAAGCTTGGCTTAATATGGTCGCCTCGCCCAAACAGCGTTTCTCCGCTCTACATAAGAGGATGGGGACAATCGGCTTTCCCCCGAGACATTCATTTTCGAAATCAGACGGCACAGCACGTTTGGTTTACCAATTTCATGAACTTCGTCTCTGGGACATACGGTGCTAGCGTTAGTGTTTGACAAACATATCTAAGCCGTAGACATAAATTGAACTTTAAAAGAACGCTATTGTACTTTGCCACTGTTCTTTTTTTAAACGTAACTACATGTGAAAACTGAAATCTTCTAAAGGCTATGTGAAAAGGATGAGCTGCATCGCTTCAATTCACGTGTTTTCTGGTATTGATCCTGGTTGTCAAGACCACCTAAAGACGGGTTTTGTCCATCAGTAAACCAAAGATGCATGATCATTTTAGTTTTCTATTTATATGTTGAATTAAGTAATCCCCCTGTTTTGATGACAACCATGAAGCTTATGAAAGTGATAATCTGCTAACTTCAATTCATTGCAATAAGTTGCAATAAAGCCTGCGCATTTACCATTTAGACTGCTTTGTTGGAGCAACTTTACTGTTAACTACATCATTCAGCAAGTTATAGTTATAGTCACAAAAACACCATATTTGTCATTTAAATTAATTGTTTTCTATCAGCAATTTAGGATAAAGTTACAGTGTTTTCTTATCCACTGAAAAGAGTGTGTCATAACCTTATGCCAGCCTGGATACcgcaaacaaaccaacaaaacaGCGGCTAGCAACCATCTGGCTAACCTAGCCCCCCAAAAGCTAGCTAACCAAGTAACAAACTTACTCTGCCGTCTCGGCTCCCGAGTCCACATTCTCATCGTCCGCTCTGTTATGAAATAAATGTGCCTTGCGTAGCATCGTCCAGAAGATCAGATGCCGAGATAATCCTTCTTACATGCTTTCCACAACCTGCCAAACTTACATGCTTTTGGACTTGTCGAAGGCACAGAAAAGTCTGTCCGTATCCATCTAGAGGACAATCTGGCAAGCATCGATTTCAGGGCACCTTGACGTCATCTGCTCCGTTATAATTAATTACATTTTCAGGCACCTTTATCTTTCATCGCACAAGTATCTTTACACAAAACATGTCTTATGCAGAAGAAAAGTGTGAAATGCAAAATGACTTCAGCAAATCGagggagataaaaaaaaaaaagttattttgCGAGGTTGTCATAATAACCATGAGTGTCCCACACAACGGGGTAATTATGGTTGTGTGCTTATGCACAAGCGGCAGATGGCGGTCGTCTCACCCTGGACAAAAGAGTATGAGCCAGACGGGTTAAGGAGGACTTAATATGGGTCCACACCGGGTGATGAGTGGTCTATGAGCACCAACTTGTTGAGGTCATCACATGTCAACATGCAGCAAGTTAAATCCCTTAATACAAGCCTTGCAGTTGTCTACTTAGGGCCTCCTTATACTacacaactttgacaagatttgggaaagattcttggcAGACTGGAGTCTTTtgacaatctttcaagaatctttgtcaaatgatttttttttttgccacctGAACTCATTTTTTGATGGGTGACAGACTATGGACTATGgatggaaagggggggggggggggtccttggaTAACAGATTGTGTGATCAGAGATAATCTATTCTCAGTTTTTTCCTTTCGAGAAGAATTTCATCACCAGAGTAGTCTTGAAATCCCCTGGTCAACATTTTGGGACTATTAATTCACACTTTGTAcgtctccttcacacacagagggagatgaGACACAAAGCAGCAAATCCATTTATTCAGGGTTTTTTCTACATTTAATATGATGAAAACAAGGCCCTGTACAGTCCACCTCAGCAGTGAGTACAATAACAATTATTTTACAATTTATACACTTTAAAACATGGTGTTCTGTTGGATCCTTCGTTAAATCCTGCAAAAAAGAGAAATGATTTTGCTAGACTGGACATGGCAGATCCCACTATCCAAAACCAAAATAGAGCCGACAGTCCCATTTTACAAATGGCTACACCAATTtggaaaaaacaaataaaaaaataaaataaaaacaaatcaaaacaaaatgaaaataatccAAAGAAACATGACCGACTAAACCACCCAACCCCCAGTTTTAGACTCTGAATGTGCCATTTCATCTTTCTTTTGAAAAGGCATGCTCTGGGGTCTCCTGCTTTGACCTGCAGGCCCCGTCCCtgtacaattaaaaaaaaaacaagaaaaaaaaagaaaaaaaaacagcctcgCCCTGCCTTGCCTCCTCTCATGCATGCATACTGGCATAGCTCTGAGGTCACTGCCCAGGTGAAGTGCGACAGCAGAAATGCCCTCCGTCGCCTTCACCGGCCTGTGGCCTCCGTCTGAAGAGCCA is a genomic window of Alosa sapidissima isolate fAloSap1 chromosome 15, fAloSap1.pri, whole genome shotgun sequence containing:
- the LOC121684229 gene encoding protein FAM124B isoform X2; the protein is MDTDRLFCAFDKSKSMSSDYSKLSSSCGELMAVPSPELPPVTMHLLANPGDSLLLQYTLDRLLKWVSPGMRLFHVSERASPLRGYARPHLCPSAGYPALAITLFLHEAYGEERILRVLDFLQRPPWQYHHTESGGQRASAGIHITSSTTPSNALLRPYLLPSRDFYSLGAGMPVWGVRPVHCGGEVVRLTLHSAYDNYEDAVRLYEMVLGRRAEEQKSGFCWFTLDGPGPHQGREYRGEYAPQLPPPRGVTLQLALKQLQPGVRVQPCGSAVLQFSAGEIGQLVPLLPNPCSPISATRWQTEDLDGNKILFQVKGCVQAQRPLVSAFPLTPANLPVSRAGIPRSSTVPAGLSPTGRLAQLRESRATGGRTRAEPGPYAPRQTGGGGGESVGSDSCCSTPPGSSCYSSQRSSPAPAPAPTPAHPPGSAQPLHLHHHHSSSSSSLSFLLLEEEEEEEEEPETNVDTGCAVVSSSRVERPAAVGASALETLARELSRCLPDPHTPPHVAPHAPQHAACISRMWPPGSPAGVEQAAEVTAASPGDACMTPGRDVRTTEERTAGGDPGPSLGQNRTLQADEFFI
- the LOC121684229 gene encoding protein FAM124B isoform X1, translating into MLRKAHLFHNRADDENVDSGAETAESSDYSKLSSSCGELMAVPSPELPPVTMHLLANPGDSLLLQYTLDRLLKWVSPGMRLFHVSERASPLRGYARPHLCPSAGYPALAITLFLHEAYGEERILRVLDFLQRPPWQYHHTESGGQRASAGIHITSSTTPSNALLRPYLLPSRDFYSLGAGMPVWGVRPVHCGGEVVRLTLHSAYDNYEDAVRLYEMVLGRRAEEQKSGFCWFTLDGPGPHQGREYRGEYAPQLPPPRGVTLQLALKQLQPGVRVQPCGSAVLQFSAGEIGQLVPLLPNPCSPISATRWQTEDLDGNKILFQVKGCVQAQRPLVSAFPLTPANLPVSRAGIPRSSTVPAGLSPTGRLAQLRESRATGGRTRAEPGPYAPRQTGGGGGESVGSDSCCSTPPGSSCYSSQRSSPAPAPAPTPAHPPGSAQPLHLHHHHSSSSSSLSFLLLEEEEEEEEEPETNVDTGCAVVSSSRVERPAAVGASALETLARELSRCLPDPHTPPHVAPHAPQHAACISRMWPPGSPAGVEQAAEVTAASPGDACMTPGRDVRTTEERTAGGDPGPSLGQNRTLQADEFFI